The following coding sequences lie in one Cloeon dipterum chromosome 1, ieCloDipt1.1, whole genome shotgun sequence genomic window:
- the LOC135934678 gene encoding uncharacterized protein LOC135934678 produces the protein MHAIVIAFSAVLPNSKPVLSDVIVTPKDLATDVAVAHLSVIDHMRDLIVRQTNQVQLHYLLIIDSYNKVFQITSLLQQLQVAPEVINGIGSTIYGHFVDYLNSFNNFAISLLSIKSELFDINQKLNLLDPTLSGSHVNLTSSTHANANEYIANQASLETMITEAESAIVAAMNGLSGQQVIDVYLLIQDIKNSLQYKQEELQNANAVYEVVAAQCLFYVKAVADQLVP, from the exons TTTCGGCAGTATTGCCAAATTCGAAACCAGTCTTATCAGATGTCATCGTGACACCGAAGGACCTCGCCACAGATGTTGCGGTGGCGCACCTTTCGGTCATTGACCACATGCGTGACCTGATCGTACGTCAGACCAACCAAGTGCAGCTCCATTATTTACTCATCATCGACTCGTACAACAAGGTTTTCCAGATCACAAGCTTGCTGCAGCAGCTTCAG GTTGCACCGGAAGTTATTAACGGAATTGGCAGCACTATTTACGGCCATTTTGTCGACTACCTGAATTCGTTCAACAATTTCGCAATTTCTCTACTTTCCATCAAAAGTGAACTCTTTGATATTAATCAAAAGCTGAATTTGCTGGACCCCACCTTGTCCGGCTCTCATGTAAACCTTACTTCGTCGACACATGCAAATGCGAATGAATATATAGCGAATCAAGCTTCCTTGGAAACTATGATCACGGAGGCAGAAAGTGCTATTGTAGCGGCCATGAATGGATTG AGTGGCCAGCAAGTAATTGACGTTTACCTGCTCATTCAAGATATCAAAAATTCACTTCAGTACAAGCAAGAAGAGTTGCAGAATGCAAATGCAGTTTACGAAGTTGTTGCTGCACAGTGTCTGTTCTATGTTAAAGCCGTTGCTGATCAATTAGTTCCTTGA